A genome region from Panacibacter microcysteis includes the following:
- a CDS encoding pyridoxal-phosphate dependent enzyme, giving the protein MWLNNILETIGNTPLIKLNKVVKDIPGTILAKVDYFNPGNSIKDRMALKMVEVAEQEGKLKPGGTIIECTSGNTGMGLALAACVKGYKCIFTTTDKQSKEKMDILKAVGAEVIVCPTNVEPDDPRSYYSVARRLEKEIPNAYLCNQYDNLANRVAHYETTGPEIWQQTEGKITHLLCTAGTGGTVTGTAMYLKEKNPGIQVWAIDVYGSLLTKYYQTGEVDMSQVHPYISEGFGEDFVPQNYDMSVIDHFEQVTDKDGAVMARRIAKEEGIFIGYSAGSCLQGLMQLKERLKKDDVVVCIFHDHGSRYVAKIYNDQWMMERGFLDVKTFKDIVNSRAGKKLVTVQPTHTVAEAVELMKKYDIDQVPVMNGNGPVGAVSENGLFKKVFNNPEIKTASIQSVIEPPYPVVAFDTPVERLGSLITKENGAVLAKDDKGDYHIVTRYDVIQSLAK; this is encoded by the coding sequence ATGTGGCTCAATAATATTTTAGAAACCATTGGAAACACTCCGCTTATTAAGTTAAACAAAGTTGTAAAAGATATACCAGGTACCATACTTGCCAAGGTAGACTACTTCAACCCGGGCAATTCCATCAAAGATCGTATGGCATTAAAAATGGTAGAAGTGGCTGAGCAGGAAGGCAAGCTTAAACCAGGCGGAACCATTATTGAATGCACCAGCGGCAATACAGGCATGGGACTGGCACTTGCGGCATGTGTAAAGGGTTATAAATGCATTTTTACCACCACAGATAAACAGAGTAAAGAAAAAATGGATATTCTGAAGGCTGTAGGCGCAGAAGTAATCGTGTGCCCTACCAACGTAGAGCCCGATGACCCGCGCAGCTATTACTCTGTAGCAAGAAGGCTTGAAAAAGAAATTCCCAACGCTTACCTCTGCAACCAGTACGACAACCTGGCCAACCGCGTGGCACATTACGAAACTACAGGCCCTGAAATATGGCAACAGACAGAAGGTAAAATAACACACCTGCTATGTACTGCCGGAACCGGTGGCACAGTTACAGGCACCGCAATGTACCTCAAAGAAAAAAATCCTGGCATACAGGTTTGGGCAATTGATGTGTACGGCTCTTTGCTCACCAAATATTACCAGACCGGCGAGGTGGACATGAGCCAGGTGCACCCGTACATCAGTGAAGGTTTTGGAGAGGACTTTGTACCGCAGAATTACGACATGTCTGTAATAGATCATTTTGAGCAGGTAACAGACAAAGACGGCGCTGTAATGGCAAGGCGCATTGCCAAAGAAGAGGGTATTTTTATTGGCTACAGTGCCGGCAGTTGCCTGCAGGGCTTAATGCAATTAAAAGAGCGCCTGAAAAAAGATGATGTGGTAGTTTGCATTTTCCACGATCATGGAAGCCGCTATGTGGCAAAGATCTACAACGATCAATGGATGATGGAACGAGGTTTTCTTGACGTAAAAACATTTAAAGACATCGTTAACAGCAGGGCCGGGAAGAAACTGGTAACTGTGCAGCCAACACACACAGTTGCAGAAGCAGTGGAGTTAATGAAAAAGTACGATATTGATCAGGTGCCGGTAATGAATGGTAATGGGCCGGTTGGCGCAGTTAGTGAAAATGGGTTATTCAAAAAGGTTTTTAATAACCCCGAAATAAAAACGGCGTCAATACAAAGCGTTATAGAACCGCCCTACCCTGTTGTGGCTTTTGATACACCCGTAGAGCGCCTGGGCAGTCTTATAACCAAAGAGAATGGTGCCGTGCTTGCCAAAGATGACAAAGGAGATTATCACATTGTAACGCGCTACGACGTTATACAAAGCCTGGCCAAATAG
- a CDS encoding nuclear transport factor 2 family protein: MQKKLLLLVGVFSFAFSAKSQTTTEDSIKTVINNFFEAMRNADAKALTACFTDSAILQSVHVKDGNTTIANETVKAFADAIAAIKKGDADERIRFDVIKTDGALAVAWTPYEFYYKGNFSHCGADSYQLVRINGNWKIQYLIDTKRKTGCR, translated from the coding sequence ATGCAAAAAAAACTGCTGCTGCTGGTTGGTGTTTTCAGTTTTGCGTTTTCAGCAAAATCTCAGACAACAACAGAAGATTCAATCAAAACCGTGATCAACAACTTTTTTGAAGCTATGCGTAACGCAGATGCCAAAGCACTCACGGCCTGTTTTACAGATAGTGCCATATTACAATCTGTACATGTAAAAGATGGTAACACCACCATAGCCAATGAAACAGTAAAAGCATTTGCAGATGCCATTGCTGCCATTAAGAAAGGAGATGCTGATGAACGGATAAGGTTTGATGTAATAAAAACAGATGGCGCCCTCGCTGTTGCATGGACGCCATACGAATTTTACTACAAAGGTAACTTTAGCCATTGCGGCGCAGACTCTTACCAGCTTGTAAGGATCAATGGCAACTGGAAAATACAGTACCTGATCGATACAAAAAGAAAAACAGGCTGCCGCTAA
- a CDS encoding arginine decarboxylase: MNNSYTSLVKQTFHFPQEGFDIGDNNYLEFNDLDLKALIEKYGTPMKLTYLPKIGMQINKAKRMFADAMKKHKYDGKYFYCYCTKSSHFSFVVEEALKHEIHLETSYAYDIEIINKLYQRKKINKETFIICNGFKQKSYTSRIAKLINSGFKNVIPVLDNKDELNAYKRSVRQPFKLGIRIAAEEEPTFPFYTSRLGIRAKDILEFYVDNIEGYENKFQLKMLHIFLNKGIKDDIYYWSELNKIINLYCQLKKICPELDSINIGGGFPIKHSLGFEYDYQFMINEIVGNIKKACKKANVPMPNIYTEFGSYTVGESMAHIYSVIAQKVQNDRETWYMIDSSFITTLPDTWGIGEKFLMLPINKWENEYQRVVLGGITCDSHDYYDSEEHINEVFLPKISENNGKPQPYGISNTQSDDKEPLYVGFFHTGAYQDQISGYGGIKHCLIPSPKHIIVGHDKNGKLVDWVYAKEQTAQSMLKILGYM, translated from the coding sequence ATGAACAATTCTTACACCTCGCTGGTGAAGCAAACCTTTCACTTTCCACAGGAAGGCTTTGATATTGGAGACAATAACTATCTTGAGTTCAACGACCTTGATCTTAAGGCACTGATAGAGAAATACGGCACCCCGATGAAGCTTACTTATTTACCCAAAATAGGTATGCAGATAAATAAAGCAAAACGAATGTTTGCCGATGCAATGAAAAAGCATAAATACGATGGCAAATATTTTTACTGTTATTGTACCAAAAGTTCGCATTTCTCTTTCGTGGTTGAAGAAGCACTGAAACACGAGATACACCTCGAAACATCTTACGCCTACGATATTGAGATCATTAACAAGCTCTACCAGCGTAAAAAGATCAATAAAGAAACCTTTATTATCTGCAACGGCTTTAAACAGAAAAGCTATACTTCAAGAATTGCCAAACTTATCAACTCCGGCTTTAAAAATGTTATCCCGGTACTGGATAATAAAGACGAACTGAATGCTTATAAAAGAAGCGTGAGACAGCCGTTTAAACTGGGTATACGAATAGCTGCGGAGGAAGAGCCTACTTTTCCGTTCTATACTTCACGTTTGGGTATAAGGGCCAAAGATATCCTCGAGTTTTATGTAGACAACATAGAAGGGTACGAGAATAAGTTTCAGCTCAAAATGCTGCATATATTCCTCAATAAAGGCATTAAAGATGATATCTATTACTGGAGTGAGCTTAATAAAATCATCAACCTTTATTGCCAGCTAAAGAAGATTTGTCCCGAACTCGATTCTATAAACATCGGTGGCGGTTTTCCTATAAAACACTCACTGGGTTTTGAGTATGATTACCAGTTCATGATCAATGAAATTGTTGGCAACATTAAAAAAGCATGCAAAAAAGCCAACGTACCTATGCCAAATATATATACAGAGTTTGGCAGCTACACAGTTGGAGAAAGCATGGCACACATATATAGTGTTATTGCCCAGAAAGTACAAAACGATCGGGAAACATGGTACATGATAGATTCTTCTTTCATAACCACACTACCAGATACCTGGGGCATTGGAGAAAAATTCCTGATGCTGCCGATCAACAAATGGGAAAACGAATATCAGCGCGTAGTACTGGGGGGCATCACCTGCGATAGTCACGATTATTATGATTCAGAAGAACACATCAACGAAGTGTTTTTGCCTAAGATCTCTGAAAACAATGGCAAACCACAGCCTTACGGCATAAGCAATACACAGTCTGACGATAAAGAGCCGTTGTACGTTGGTTTTTTTCATACCGGTGCGTACCAGGACCAAATCAGTGGTTACGGAGGCATTAAACACTGTCTAATACCTTCACCCAAACATATCATTGTTGGCCACGACAAAAATGGCAAACTGGTAGACTGGGTGTATGCAAAAGAACAAACAGCGCAGAGCATGCTTAAAATTCTTGGTTACATGTAA
- the rplT gene encoding 50S ribosomal protein L20: MPRSKNAVASRARRKRILKQAKGFYGKRKNVYTVAKNIVEKGQTYSYVGRKLKKREYRQLWIARINAAVREEGITYSEFINKLNVKGLDINRKMLADLAMNEPESFKALVASVK, translated from the coding sequence ATGCCTCGTTCAAAAAATGCCGTTGCTTCAAGGGCAAGAAGAAAAAGAATTCTAAAGCAAGCCAAAGGTTTTTATGGCAAGCGTAAAAATGTATATACAGTTGCGAAAAACATTGTAGAAAAAGGACAAACCTATAGCTACGTTGGCCGTAAACTGAAAAAACGTGAATACCGCCAGTTATGGATTGCCCGTATAAACGCAGCAGTAAGAGAAGAAGGAATTACTTACAGCGAGTTTATCAACAAGCTAAATGTAAAAGGCCTGGATATTAACCGTAAAATGCTTGCAGATCTTGCCATGAACGAACCGGAAAGCTTTAAAGCGCTGGTTGCATCTGTTAAGTAA